In a genomic window of Plutella xylostella chromosome 16, ilPluXylo3.1, whole genome shotgun sequence:
- the LOC105380479 gene encoding alpha-tocopherol transfer protein, whose product MKAAASFGERWAREHLTRPITDEELVILDLFPSTCGGDAGEAGRRARRYYQARGPAGLAELWHNRCPDDEEILSSCQDAYIVPLKARSVGGRRITIVRMPAPTALDRPLSAKALLARWLMILDIRLREDPTPGEEVVFIDVCDLQPAHLKNHFRGTYWKDFHQLMKNTYPLRFASVHVINTHRLKTMSLLLLHIGLYPWRRTVVQKHADGDQINHVMGLDHFPEEGLPYEYGGKAGSMKDLNDEWTKKLLTNSKWLHTEERKYYHTELKPEVKTRTRHKSAVRNLRSSIGSYNMITRTHSCRSLHAHDDLDEGLYGAYRTLKISYDRDFYV is encoded by the exons ATGAAGGCCGCAGCGTCGTTCGGCGAACGATGGGCGCGCGAGCATCTGACGCGACCAATCACAGACGAGGAGCTGGTGATCCTCGACCTGTTCCCCTCCACCTGCGGGGGCGACGCGGGGGAGGCGGGGCGGCGGGCACGGAGGTACTACCAGGCGCGCGGGCCGGCCGGCCTGGCTGAACTCTGGCATAATAGGTGCCCTGATGATGAGGAGATCCTGTCCAGCTGTCAGGACGC ATACATAGTGCCACTCAAAGCCCGGAGTGTGGGAGGAAGACGCATCACTATTGTCCGCATGCCAGCGCCTACCGCTTTGGATAGACCACTTTCCGCTAAGGCGTTGTTGGCCCGCTGGCTTATGATCTTAGACATAAG ATTGCGAGAGGACCCGACTCCTGGCGAGGAGGTGGTGTTCATCGACGTGTGCGACCTGCAGCCCGCGCACCTCAAGAACCACTTCCGAGGCACCTACTGGAAGGACTTCCACCAGCTCATGAAG AACACCTACCCGCTCCGCTTCGCCTCAGTCCACGTGATCAACACGCACCGGCTGAAGACCATGTCTCTCCTCCTCCTCCACATCGGGCTCTACCCGTGGCGCCGCACCGTGGTCCAGAAGCACGCTGACGGAGACCAGATCAACCACGTGATGGGACTGGACCACTTTCCGGAGGAAGGCCTGCCCTACGAGTATGGGGGGAAGGCTGGGTCCATGAAGGATCTTAATG ACGAATGGACAAAAAAGCTGCTCACAAACTCAAAATGGCTCCACACGGAGGAAAGGAAATACTACCACACGGAactaaaaccggaagtgaaaACACGGACGCGGCACAAAAGTGCAGTCAGAAACCTGCGCAGTAGCATCGGATCCTACAACATGATTACCAGAACACACTCGTGTAGGTCTCTTCATGCTCATGATGACCTGGATGAGGGACTGTATGGAGCCTATAGGACACTGAAGATCAGTTATGATAGGGACTTTTATGTGTGA